A section of the Leptospira noumeaensis genome encodes:
- a CDS encoding response regulator transcription factor: protein MKPRILLVEDDEGLGETLKERLEQDRYRVKWAKTAQEAETLFSPNQFDLVVLDLRLPDGNGFQLAETFLSKEKDIPFLFLTAQAGAQERLRGFELGAAEFIPKPFHLKEFLIRLERVVAQTRPHFGRKWKMNEVEIHLDSFLVKKEDGTSVLLSKRDCALLALLLSNVRKVFSRSEILDNIVGEESFPTERTIDNAIVRLRDALGEDSIRNVRGVGYQWVAEVFPLN, encoded by the coding sequence ATGAAACCAAGAATTTTACTTGTCGAAGATGACGAGGGTCTCGGCGAAACTTTAAAAGAACGATTGGAACAAGACCGGTATAGAGTTAAGTGGGCAAAAACGGCACAGGAAGCAGAGACCCTTTTTTCACCGAACCAATTTGATTTGGTGGTTCTTGACTTACGACTTCCGGACGGAAATGGCTTCCAACTAGCGGAAACTTTTTTATCCAAAGAAAAGGACATCCCTTTTCTATTTCTCACCGCCCAAGCGGGAGCCCAGGAGAGGCTTCGCGGGTTTGAACTCGGTGCTGCCGAATTTATCCCCAAACCATTCCACTTAAAAGAATTTCTCATCCGTTTGGAACGGGTGGTTGCCCAAACCAGGCCCCACTTCGGCAGGAAATGGAAAATGAACGAAGTGGAAATTCACTTGGATTCTTTCCTTGTGAAAAAAGAAGACGGAACTTCGGTTTTACTCTCGAAGAGGGACTGCGCCCTCCTTGCCCTCCTTCTCTCCAATGTGAGAAAGGTCTTTAGCCGTTCTGAAATTTTGGACAATATTGTAGGTGAAGAAAGTTTTCCCACAGAAAGAACCATAGACAATGCCATTGTCAGACTTCGGGACGCACTCGGAGAAGATTCCATCCGCAATGTGCGCGGCGTGGGTTACCAGTGGGTGGCCGAAGTCTTCCCTCTAAATTAA
- a CDS encoding Cys-rich protein: protein MKKTNRLFSILVLVLFAGSIQAADFPKCKEACDKFYTCTVQVNPNASEEQKNTLKKGCEFNCNRPKYYNKIAGCLTSGDSCKAFSSCIMKEMQANK, encoded by the coding sequence ATGAAAAAAACAAACCGTTTGTTTTCAATTCTGGTTCTGGTATTATTTGCCGGTTCCATCCAAGCAGCTGACTTTCCTAAATGTAAAGAGGCCTGCGATAAGTTTTACACCTGTACAGTGCAAGTGAACCCAAATGCTTCTGAAGAGCAAAAAAACACCCTAAAAAAAGGCTGTGAGTTTAACTGTAACCGACCAAAATACTACAACAAAATTGCTGGATGCCTCACTAGTGGTGATTCTTGCAAAGCCTTCTCTTCTTGCATTATGAAAGAAATGCAAGCCAACAAGTAA
- a CDS encoding 4-alpha-glucanotransferase, whose protein sequence is MEFFENVKQRRAGVLVSLPSIVSEHSFECGDIYSLYPLGDWAKDVGFSIIQLLPLNDTGFGYSPYSAISAFAIDPLYISLYKLDLNVKSRKREIRSLENHPIRIRNLKLEIIRKYFLENKKEVINEATYFLEKNPWCYSYVTFRILYEEYKGEGWWEWPKEFLDPNYAKEYIFSKKREEALFWVYLQKIAYDQLSELKTHYEDMGIYLKGDMPILTSRNSCDVWEHPEYFIMDLQAGAPPDDFSKTGQTWGFPVLNWDVLEKSNYSWWKERLSYLENFFHLYRVDHVIGMYRIWSIPKDDSTALRGWFHPQFGITKEEFLNVGLDPKRFELLGLIHEFIPDHYIFYWDFWKESGYQELNEETKAKLYPLSELHIKEEEKHWRESGEKILEIFESFSSMLPCAEDLGSVPSFIRESLFERQMIGIDVVRWTKSFTTGEFIPEKSYRENAISVLSTHDTSLALDWWKNEGDKEPKFQFFFDRLGKPRPESDDEILLGLLSFVFGTSSLFSIQLFQDLALGVPGVLENPEKHRINLPGTADHSNWIYRFPILIEDFASDFKRNLVLRKLILDSGRNS, encoded by the coding sequence TTGGAATTTTTTGAAAATGTAAAACAAAGAAGGGCAGGGGTACTGGTATCTCTGCCCTCTATTGTTTCTGAACATTCTTTTGAATGTGGTGACATCTATAGTTTATACCCACTGGGTGATTGGGCTAAAGATGTTGGTTTTAGCATCATCCAATTGCTGCCGTTAAATGATACAGGCTTCGGGTATTCACCTTACAGTGCCATCTCTGCTTTTGCGATTGATCCGCTTTATATTTCTTTATACAAACTAGATCTAAATGTGAAATCTCGTAAACGTGAGATTCGTTCTTTAGAAAACCATCCCATCCGCATTCGTAATTTAAAACTAGAAATCATTCGTAAATACTTTTTAGAAAACAAAAAAGAAGTCATAAATGAGGCCACTTACTTTTTGGAAAAAAATCCTTGGTGTTATTCGTATGTAACCTTTCGTATTTTATATGAAGAATATAAGGGCGAGGGTTGGTGGGAATGGCCGAAAGAATTTTTAGATCCTAACTATGCAAAAGAATACATTTTTTCTAAAAAAAGAGAAGAGGCCCTTTTTTGGGTATATTTGCAAAAGATCGCCTATGATCAGTTATCTGAACTAAAAACCCATTACGAAGATATGGGAATTTACTTAAAAGGTGATATGCCCATCCTCACTTCGAGAAATTCCTGTGATGTTTGGGAACACCCTGAATATTTCATTATGGATCTGCAAGCCGGAGCACCACCGGATGATTTTTCAAAAACTGGACAAACTTGGGGATTCCCGGTTTTGAATTGGGATGTTTTGGAAAAATCAAATTATTCCTGGTGGAAAGAAAGGTTATCCTATTTGGAGAATTTTTTCCACCTTTACCGCGTTGATCATGTGATTGGGATGTATCGGATTTGGTCGATCCCAAAAGATGACTCCACTGCGTTACGTGGTTGGTTTCATCCTCAGTTTGGAATTACGAAAGAAGAATTTTTGAATGTAGGTTTGGATCCCAAAAGATTTGAGTTACTCGGTCTTATCCATGAATTCATTCCGGATCATTATATCTTTTATTGGGATTTTTGGAAAGAATCGGGATACCAAGAACTGAATGAAGAAACCAAAGCCAAACTTTACCCGTTATCAGAACTTCATATCAAAGAAGAGGAAAAACATTGGAGAGAGTCAGGGGAAAAGATATTGGAAATTTTTGAATCCTTTTCTTCCATGCTTCCTTGTGCTGAAGATTTGGGATCGGTTCCATCTTTTATCAGAGAATCTTTATTCGAACGCCAAATGATTGGAATTGATGTGGTTCGTTGGACAAAATCTTTTACTACGGGTGAATTTATTCCAGAAAAATCATACAGAGAAAATGCCATTTCCGTTTTGTCCACACATGACACAAGTTTGGCGCTAGATTGGTGGAAAAATGAAGGGGATAAAGAACCCAAATTCCAATTTTTCTTTGATCGTTTAGGAAAACCAAGACCAGAATCAGATGATGAAATTCTCCTCGGGCTTCTTTCCTTTGTGTTTGGAACAAGTAGTCTTTTTTCCATCCAATTGTTTCAGGATTTGGCACTGGGAGTTCCCGGTGTTTTGGAAAATCCAGAGAAACACCGGATCAACCTCCCTGGGACAGCTGACCATTCCAATTGGATCTATCGGTTCCCAATCCTCATAGAGGACTTTGCCTCCGATTTCAAACGGAATTTGGTTCTCAGGAAGCTCATTCTGGATTCGGGCAGAAATTCCTAA
- the glnA gene encoding type I glutamate--ammonia ligase: MQFATPKFTSGKEVVEYAKKNGVIFYDFRFTDIKGMWHHVSYYVNSVDEETFKGIPFDGSSIARWQPINASDMQLHPEISTAFLDPFTADKTLVMFCDVWDIYKKQYYEKCPRSIAKKALEFMNKSGIADTAYFGPENEFFVFDSLKVRDEINCQYYELDSNEGIWNTHSEIPGSNNTGKINFNSGHRPGTKGGYFPVAPIDSQVDLRAEFVKTLEAIGMETFVVHHEVAQAQGEIGVKFGTLIEAADNVQKLKYIVKMVAHKHGKTATFMPKPLFGDNGNGMHVHISLWKGGKNLFAGDKYQGLSDFAFNYVGGVLKYARACAAFTNASTNSYKRLIPGFEAPSILAYSAQNRSASCRIPFVSGEKAKRVEFRFPDSTANPYLAFASLLMAGMAGVAEKIDPGPAREEDLFELSLDEIREKGIRQMPHTLREAMEEMLAQREIFKQGDVFTENFLQTYQHYKFETEIWPWEGRPHPYEFLTTYSC; the protein is encoded by the coding sequence ATGCAGTTCGCAACCCCAAAATTTACTTCCGGAAAGGAAGTGGTTGAGTATGCCAAAAAAAATGGAGTCATTTTCTACGACTTCCGCTTCACGGATATCAAAGGAATGTGGCATCACGTTTCTTATTATGTGAATTCAGTTGATGAAGAAACATTCAAAGGAATTCCTTTTGATGGATCTTCCATTGCTCGTTGGCAGCCAATCAATGCTTCTGACATGCAATTACACCCAGAAATTTCTACGGCTTTTTTAGATCCGTTCACAGCTGACAAAACACTCGTTATGTTTTGTGATGTATGGGACATCTACAAAAAACAATACTATGAAAAATGCCCACGATCTATTGCAAAAAAAGCATTAGAGTTCATGAACAAATCCGGAATCGCAGACACTGCATACTTTGGACCTGAAAATGAATTTTTTGTTTTCGACAGCTTAAAAGTTCGTGATGAGATCAACTGCCAATACTACGAATTGGATTCTAACGAAGGGATCTGGAATACCCACTCAGAAATTCCAGGTTCAAACAACACAGGAAAAATCAACTTCAACTCCGGACACCGTCCTGGAACTAAAGGTGGATATTTCCCAGTAGCTCCGATTGACTCTCAAGTTGACCTTCGCGCTGAATTTGTAAAAACTCTAGAAGCTATCGGAATGGAAACTTTTGTGGTTCACCACGAAGTGGCACAAGCACAAGGGGAAATTGGAGTTAAGTTTGGAACTTTGATTGAAGCGGCTGACAACGTTCAAAAGCTAAAATACATCGTGAAGATGGTGGCTCATAAACACGGAAAAACAGCTACTTTTATGCCAAAACCACTTTTTGGTGATAACGGTAACGGTATGCACGTTCATATCTCTCTTTGGAAAGGTGGAAAAAACCTTTTTGCTGGAGACAAATACCAAGGTCTTTCTGACTTCGCATTCAACTATGTTGGTGGAGTTTTGAAATACGCAAGAGCTTGTGCTGCGTTCACTAACGCATCCACTAACTCTTACAAACGACTCATTCCTGGATTCGAAGCTCCGTCTATCTTAGCATACTCTGCTCAGAACCGTTCTGCTTCTTGCCGTATTCCTTTTGTGAGCGGTGAAAAAGCAAAACGTGTGGAATTCCGATTCCCAGATTCAACAGCTAACCCATATTTGGCGTTTGCTTCTCTTCTTATGGCTGGTATGGCTGGTGTTGCTGAAAAAATCGATCCAGGTCCTGCACGTGAAGAAGATCTTTTTGAACTTTCATTGGACGAAATCCGTGAAAAAGGAATCCGCCAAATGCCTCACACACTTCGTGAAGCAATGGAAGAGATGCTTGCTCAAAGAGAAATTTTCAAACAAGGTGATGTGTTTACAGAAAACTTTTTGCAAACATACCAACACTACAAATTTGAAACAGAAATTTGGCCATGGGAAGGTCGCCCTCACCCATACGAATTCCTCACTACTTACTCTTGCTAA
- a CDS encoding chromosome segregation SMC family protein has product MHLKSLSIVGFKTFADETEITFDPGFTAVVGPNGSGKSNIVDSVKWVFGEKSAKGLRGEKMDDVIFHGTESRRAAGFSEVSILFDNDDHFFNIDFPSVKITRRLYPDGENEYYLNDIRTTRKDIEKTLLDTGIGKSSYSILEQGRVDQILNSKPEERRAIFEEAAGVSRFKLDRKEATKKLDDTNQNLLRIQDIMNSMVKDLEVKEKQSEKAEQYFKLKSDLDESDKNLRFLKLRDFKRRMKKSDEDLLEIREKNKSILSLIQNETNLISEKETTKEAKEREIAEIDKKLFDHLSKSQIQKEKIAKNKTFILEYELRIGEILSALETENQATIKLEVEKRAIEQENERQREIQSTLQEEIQSLESKRVSLELSIKEEEKSIEEKEGRIQENEKRHITLRDKQKTVILELIQELENKKRESREGEEIRNTDKADLLSDLELYRNKLESALNQLGSSNLKDGISDLREIKLDLYSEKLTSFLKREDDFRNLLFDKDGILSKKESIDQEIEDLILENENLTRGIRDHQSNIILHRSHWEETRTHIVELEKKLLESNSRLENQQKEIAVLDERIGEIEKRILGAKEQESVIREKKDSLEKEVEVLEKEIEESYQEFLSMSRILESEKETLQSLVEEISGIKSNITKNQEVFQNLLPLLSEKERTSSALKVQIDSLVEELYNDYSLTDSELETERGGLELDQKAEERRLRSAKSEIQLLGSINPLAIEEYRNIKEIYEHNLKQKVDIESSKKDIEEVLKRINEESEKLFQETFEKIKQNFQETFSTLFNGGRATLELTEKEDSLNSGVEIMAEPPGKHVQNLRLLSGGEKSLTAIALLFAIYMVKPSPFCFLDEIDAALDEANKLRFCQILDRFKDKTQFIVVSHAQSTISRANAIFGVTNEEPGISKILSLRLDEAKSLSKQITQKTGTDN; this is encoded by the coding sequence ATGCATTTAAAGAGCCTAAGTATTGTTGGATTTAAAACATTTGCAGATGAGACGGAGATTACTTTTGATCCCGGGTTTACTGCTGTCGTCGGGCCGAATGGTTCGGGGAAATCAAATATCGTCGATTCAGTCAAGTGGGTCTTTGGAGAAAAAAGTGCCAAGGGACTCCGAGGCGAAAAGATGGACGATGTCATCTTCCACGGAACAGAGAGTAGGCGAGCTGCTGGTTTTTCCGAAGTTTCCATTCTCTTTGATAACGATGACCATTTTTTCAACATTGATTTTCCATCAGTAAAAATCACTCGTCGTTTGTATCCGGATGGGGAAAACGAATATTACCTCAATGATATCAGAACTACAAGAAAGGATATCGAAAAAACCCTTCTCGATACAGGAATTGGTAAATCTAGTTATAGTATTTTAGAACAAGGTCGAGTGGATCAAATCCTCAATTCCAAACCAGAGGAAAGAAGGGCCATCTTTGAAGAAGCAGCGGGTGTTTCTCGGTTCAAACTGGATCGGAAAGAAGCCACAAAGAAGTTGGATGATACCAACCAAAACCTTCTGCGCATCCAAGACATTATGAACTCTATGGTCAAAGACCTAGAAGTCAAAGAAAAACAATCGGAAAAAGCGGAACAGTATTTCAAACTCAAATCCGATTTGGATGAGTCTGACAAAAACCTAAGGTTTCTAAAACTCAGAGATTTTAAACGTCGGATGAAAAAGTCAGATGAAGATCTACTTGAGATCCGCGAAAAAAATAAATCGATTCTATCTCTCATCCAAAACGAAACCAATTTGATTTCTGAAAAAGAAACCACCAAAGAGGCCAAGGAAAGAGAGATTGCTGAAATTGATAAAAAGTTATTTGATCATCTTTCTAAAAGCCAAATCCAAAAAGAAAAAATAGCCAAAAACAAAACCTTTATTTTGGAGTATGAACTTCGGATTGGAGAAATTCTTTCTGCTTTAGAAACAGAAAACCAGGCCACAATCAAACTCGAAGTTGAAAAACGGGCGATAGAACAGGAAAATGAACGCCAAAGAGAAATCCAGTCCACTTTGCAAGAAGAGATCCAAAGTTTGGAATCAAAACGTGTATCCTTAGAACTTTCCATCAAAGAAGAAGAAAAGTCCATTGAAGAAAAGGAAGGTAGGATTCAGGAAAATGAAAAACGCCATATTACCCTTCGAGACAAACAAAAAACAGTAATCCTCGAACTCATCCAAGAGTTAGAAAACAAAAAAAGGGAATCTAGAGAAGGGGAAGAAATTCGTAATACGGACAAAGCTGACCTTCTTTCTGATTTAGAACTGTACCGAAACAAATTAGAATCGGCTTTAAATCAGTTGGGATCATCGAATTTGAAGGATGGGATTTCTGACTTACGTGAAATCAAACTCGATCTTTATTCCGAAAAACTCACATCCTTTTTGAAAAGAGAAGATGATTTTAGAAACTTACTTTTTGATAAAGACGGAATCCTTTCTAAAAAAGAATCGATAGACCAAGAAATCGAAGATTTAATTTTAGAAAACGAAAACCTAACACGGGGAATTCGGGACCACCAAAGTAATATCATTTTGCATAGAAGCCATTGGGAAGAAACAAGAACTCATATTGTGGAACTCGAGAAAAAACTTCTGGAATCCAATTCTCGTTTGGAAAACCAACAAAAGGAGATTGCCGTCCTAGATGAAAGGATTGGTGAGATTGAAAAACGGATTTTAGGGGCAAAAGAACAAGAGTCTGTGATTCGTGAAAAGAAAGATAGTTTGGAAAAGGAAGTTGAGGTTTTAGAAAAAGAAATCGAAGAATCTTACCAAGAATTCCTATCGATGAGTCGAATTTTGGAATCGGAAAAAGAAACCCTGCAGTCACTTGTGGAAGAAATTTCCGGAATTAAGTCCAATATCACAAAAAACCAAGAAGTGTTCCAAAATCTCCTCCCACTTTTGTCTGAAAAAGAAAGAACGAGTTCCGCACTCAAAGTTCAAATTGATTCCCTTGTGGAAGAGTTGTACAATGATTACTCTCTTACCGATTCCGAATTGGAAACAGAACGTGGGGGATTGGAACTGGACCAAAAGGCTGAGGAAAGAAGATTACGTTCTGCTAAATCGGAAATCCAACTTCTAGGTTCGATCAATCCACTAGCGATTGAAGAGTATCGTAACATCAAAGAAATTTACGAACACAATCTGAAACAAAAGGTTGATATCGAAAGTTCCAAAAAAGACATCGAAGAAGTTTTGAAACGAATCAACGAAGAGTCGGAGAAACTTTTCCAAGAAACGTTTGAAAAAATCAAACAAAACTTCCAGGAAACCTTTTCTACACTATTTAATGGGGGAAGGGCCACACTGGAACTTACGGAAAAAGAGGACTCTCTCAATTCCGGAGTGGAGATTATGGCCGAACCTCCAGGCAAACATGTGCAGAACTTACGATTGTTATCCGGGGGAGAGAAATCTCTCACGGCGATTGCACTTCTATTTGCTATCTACATGGTCAAACCAAGTCCATTCTGTTTCTTAGATGAAATTGATGCAGCTCTGGATGAAGCAAATAAACTTAGGTTCTGTCAGATCCTTGACCGGTTCAAAGACAAAACGCAGTTTATTGTAGTTTCCCATGCACAGTCCACGATCTCAAGGGCCAATGCCATCTTTGGAGTCACCAACGAAGAACCAGGAATCTCCAAGATCCTTTCTCTTCGATTAGATGAAGCCAAATCACTCTCCAAACAAATCACACAAAAAACTGGAACTGACAACTAA
- a CDS encoding class I fructose-bisphosphate aldolase produces MNFDEISKHLGNDAESLLGFKSPKIAKELIHVPGSDWVDRIFAPTDRSVPVLRSIQTLLGSGRLGGTGYVSILPVDQGIEHSAGASFAKNPIYFDGENIIKLAIEGGCNGVATTLGVLGSVARKYAHKIPFILKINHNELLTYPNKSEQILFATVKQAYDQGCVAIGATIYFGSADSGREIVEISKIFQMAHELGMATILWCYVRNNAFKKDKDYHVSADLTGQANHLGVTIQADIIKQKLPENNGGYNVLNQESSYGKTDKRIYTDLTSDHPIDLTRYQVANCYMGRAGLINSGGASGENDLQDAIKTAVINKRAGGMGLISGRKAFQKPMKEGVALLNAIQDVYLSKEVTVA; encoded by the coding sequence TTGAACTTCGACGAAATCTCGAAACATCTTGGAAATGACGCGGAATCCCTACTTGGATTCAAATCCCCAAAAATCGCTAAAGAACTAATCCACGTACCTGGCTCAGACTGGGTTGATAGAATTTTTGCTCCCACAGACAGGTCTGTGCCTGTGCTTCGTAGCATCCAAACCTTACTTGGAAGCGGCCGCCTCGGTGGAACTGGTTATGTTTCCATCCTTCCGGTAGACCAAGGAATTGAACACTCCGCTGGTGCTTCTTTTGCAAAAAACCCAATTTATTTTGACGGTGAAAACATCATCAAATTGGCAATCGAAGGTGGTTGTAACGGTGTTGCGACAACTCTTGGTGTTCTTGGATCGGTTGCGAGAAAGTATGCTCACAAAATTCCTTTTATTTTGAAAATCAACCACAACGAACTTCTTACTTACCCAAACAAAAGTGAACAAATTTTGTTTGCTACCGTAAAACAAGCGTATGACCAAGGTTGTGTTGCGATTGGTGCTACCATTTATTTTGGTTCTGCTGATTCTGGTCGTGAAATTGTTGAGATTTCTAAAATCTTCCAAATGGCTCACGAACTGGGAATGGCAACCATCCTTTGGTGTTATGTAAGAAACAATGCGTTCAAAAAAGACAAAGACTACCATGTTTCTGCTGACTTAACAGGACAAGCAAACCACTTAGGTGTGACCATCCAAGCGGATATCATCAAACAAAAGTTACCTGAGAATAATGGTGGATACAACGTACTCAACCAAGAGTCTTCTTATGGTAAAACTGACAAACGTATCTACACAGATCTTACTTCTGACCACCCGATTGATCTCACTCGTTACCAAGTAGCAAACTGTTATATGGGAAGAGCAGGACTCATCAACTCTGGGGGAGCATCCGGAGAAAACGATTTACAAGATGCAATCAAAACTGCGGTGATCAACAAACGAGCTGGTGGAATGGGACTCATTTCAGGAAGAAAGGCTTTCCAAAAACCAATGAAGGAAGGGGTTGCACTACTGAACGCCATCCAAGACGTATACTTATCAAAAGAAGTCACAGTCGCTTAA
- a CDS encoding PP2C family protein-serine/threonine phosphatase: protein MSSREPDYGRYQHLESFIHLSKDAIWCYELDIPMPISLSEEEQLQYIWSRSIVRDCNLAMARFFGYNSVHEIIGKYLKDLVSLKSVYLLRKFVADSYQLENYEYFVELSDGHQRIFLVNSRGQVKEDKLIRIWGQQIEISSIRESEVKLSGLLRLSQIVTEVSKTFVHSKAEFVSDAIQFALEELGKYSRADRVFAAEISQDKQFLSVSHEWVLEGMPSLFQVGTKLPIAKMNPERLGILAGDGVIHIADTSLMVDEPWHLDLFKRAEVRSILVVGLRDEGSVIGILGITTFERIGDWSEETKQLLGLIAGFVSQGLVRAKNEIKLMKKEKILQRFYSDVKEDLALAKLTQEAWVAKDFGEIPNVKIQSRFLPYDEIGGDLILYEKTTEGNIDIFFGDISGHGISSALVSGIAAVSFKKHSKLESSPSDILAAMHLDLKTIIFKHHISACVLRLFPKERRIEFSFAGHPPVVFWKKDEKVMKLVKDEMYPILLLDTWEGKTISKTFEEGDRLLLYSDGIYELEEETGGYIGLDIFLQELSEMISVSDSTDALLKKMIANCLIDKERIIHDDIAVLFMEF from the coding sequence ATGAGTTCTCGAGAACCCGATTATGGTCGTTACCAACACTTAGAGAGCTTCATCCACCTTTCCAAAGATGCCATTTGGTGTTACGAATTAGACATTCCTATGCCGATCTCCCTTTCCGAAGAGGAGCAGTTGCAATACATCTGGAGTCGCAGCATTGTCCGGGATTGTAATTTGGCTATGGCCCGTTTTTTTGGATACAATTCCGTTCATGAAATCATTGGTAAGTATTTAAAAGACTTAGTCAGTTTAAAATCTGTATATTTACTCCGTAAGTTCGTTGCCGATTCCTACCAATTGGAAAATTACGAATACTTTGTTGAGTTGTCCGACGGCCACCAACGTATTTTTTTAGTAAACTCTCGTGGCCAAGTGAAAGAGGATAAACTCATCAGAATTTGGGGACAACAAATTGAAATTTCGTCTATCAGGGAATCAGAAGTCAAACTCTCGGGACTTTTACGATTATCGCAGATTGTTACGGAAGTATCGAAAACCTTTGTCCATTCGAAAGCTGAATTTGTATCCGATGCCATTCAGTTTGCTTTAGAGGAACTGGGAAAATATTCCAGGGCTGACCGAGTTTTTGCTGCTGAAATTTCTCAAGACAAACAATTCCTTTCTGTTTCCCATGAATGGGTGTTAGAAGGTATGCCTTCTCTTTTCCAAGTTGGAACCAAACTACCTATAGCAAAAATGAATCCCGAACGATTGGGAATTTTGGCAGGTGATGGTGTGATTCATATTGCTGATACTTCTCTTATGGTCGATGAACCATGGCATCTGGATCTTTTTAAACGAGCAGAAGTTCGCTCCATCCTTGTTGTGGGTTTGCGAGATGAAGGAAGTGTGATTGGGATTCTCGGAATTACCACCTTTGAAAGGATAGGGGACTGGTCAGAAGAAACTAAGCAACTGTTAGGTCTGATAGCTGGGTTTGTTTCGCAAGGGTTGGTGCGGGCCAAAAATGAAATCAAACTGATGAAAAAAGAAAAAATCTTACAGAGATTTTATTCTGATGTAAAAGAAGATTTAGCGCTCGCTAAATTAACCCAAGAGGCTTGGGTTGCTAAGGATTTTGGTGAAATTCCCAATGTAAAAATTCAATCGCGGTTTTTGCCTTATGATGAAATTGGCGGAGACTTAATTTTATACGAAAAAACAACGGAAGGAAACATTGATATATTTTTTGGAGATATCTCTGGGCATGGAATTTCATCGGCTCTTGTTTCCGGAATTGCCGCAGTCTCTTTTAAAAAACATTCTAAATTGGAATCAAGTCCTTCAGACATCCTTGCAGCCATGCATCTGGATTTAAAAACCATTATTTTTAAACATCATATCTCTGCTTGTGTCCTTCGATTGTTCCCAAAGGAAAGAAGGATCGAGTTTAGTTTTGCAGGCCACCCACCCGTTGTGTTTTGGAAAAAAGATGAAAAAGTTATGAAGTTGGTTAAGGATGAAATGTATCCGATTCTACTTTTGGATACTTGGGAAGGGAAAACAATTTCTAAAACATTCGAAGAAGGGGATCGTTTGTTACTGTATTCGGATGGAATTTATGAATTAGAAGAAGAGACAGGTGGATACATTGGGCTAGATATCTTTTTACAAGAACTTTCAGAAATGATTTCAGTATCCGATTCCACAGATGCCTTACTTAAAAAAATGATCGCTAATTGTTTGATTGATAAAGAACGAATCATTCATGACGACATTGCCGTTCTGTTTATGGAATTTTAA
- a CDS encoding sensor histidine kinase: MFFSLAWLFLTLSLGVWWWILGFRQAKTISEISISEARQVELDRVNRMLKLEGSFFLSMLTLGGVTLAVLSYRDHKRSKLISDFFSTVTHEMKTPIASLQLQIEVLLENTKELELKKKLEKIWKENQRIESQMGNAFYLASLMQGESLYLETLTVSDLCESYSHHEPDLHWNVLVPKETKVYVDKKAFFAMLKNLSENAKRHGKAKTIKLTVEKSKGEISFLLEDDGNGFIGNKKNLTLPFLRHSKTSGSGIGLYIVKKLIEKMNGSLEFPNSLSGFQVKLILKEVP, from the coding sequence ATGTTTTTTTCCCTGGCCTGGCTCTTCCTCACACTCTCTTTAGGTGTGTGGTGGTGGATTTTGGGGTTTCGCCAAGCTAAAACCATTTCAGAAATTTCTATCAGTGAAGCAAGGCAAGTAGAACTGGACCGAGTGAATCGGATGTTAAAACTGGAAGGATCTTTTTTTCTTTCTATGTTGACCCTGGGTGGGGTCACTCTTGCCGTTTTATCTTATAGAGATCACAAACGTTCCAAACTCATCTCCGATTTTTTTTCTACAGTTACCCACGAAATGAAAACCCCGATCGCCAGCTTACAGCTGCAAATCGAAGTCCTTCTCGAAAATACAAAAGAACTAGAACTAAAGAAAAAATTAGAAAAAATTTGGAAAGAAAACCAACGCATTGAATCCCAAATGGGAAATGCATTTTATCTGGCAAGCCTCATGCAAGGGGAATCTTTGTATCTGGAAACTCTTACAGTTTCCGATTTATGTGAATCCTATTCCCATCATGAACCAGACCTCCATTGGAATGTTCTAGTTCCCAAAGAAACAAAAGTTTACGTTGATAAAAAAGCTTTTTTTGCCATGTTAAAAAACTTAAGTGAAAACGCAAAACGCCATGGCAAAGCAAAAACCATCAAACTCACTGTGGAAAAATCAAAAGGCGAAATTAGTTTTCTTTTGGAAGATGACGGGAATGGTTTTATAGGGAATAAAAAAAATCTAACTCTTCCATTTTTACGCCATTCTAAAACCAGTGGGAGTGGGATTGGTTTGTACATCGTTAAAAAATTAATCGAAAAAATGAATGGTTCCCTAGAGTTTCCGAACAGTTTGTCCGGTTTCCAAGTGAAACTGATTCTAAAAGAGGTTCCATGA